Below is a genomic region from Methanococcus vannielii SB.
AGATAATAACGAAAGAAATATTAAAAAAATTAAAAATAGGAAAATGAATTTAAGCCATTGTAAACTGGGCTTCGTCTGCTTTAACTATTGTTCCATATCCTAAAAATTTACCATCAGCACAAGTAATCCTAAATGCAATTAATCCCATGCCGCCTTTAGCTTTTACCTGTTTTCTTAAATTTTCAACGATTTCGTCAACATTATCAGATATTGTTGAAGCTATTCCTAATGAATATAGCTGAAGTCCGGGTATTTCATCTGCAGTGGTAATTATAAACTTATCTTCAAAAATCATCGACAACACCTCTTCGGTAC
It encodes:
- a CDS encoding selenium-binding protein produces the protein MIFEDKFIITTADEIPGLQLYSLGIASTISDNVDEIVENLRKQVKAKGGMGLIAFRITCADGKFLGYGTIVKADEAQFTMA